A window of Benincasa hispida cultivar B227 chromosome 9, ASM972705v1, whole genome shotgun sequence genomic DNA:
actccggtgaccggTTCACCGTCAACaagtaaccccaacaacacttctatgtcttgtagagtgatagtgcactttTCAACAGACACATGGAATGTATACGTCTCGGGCCTCTATCTCTCAACCAAGGCTGTGATCaagatgccagtccaactgaataaatcctgcCTCTCGacgtctgcaagatatttctccaatAGTACGATCTCGTACAacatatgatcgatgaatggactggtcatacaaaacatcgggatcaacaggtcctggtttatcttgacgctccaatgcatcccttatttctgctcttcttttctcgaaatagttcacgcatttgaagaatgttatctgagcaaaagcatttataggcaacattcgagcttCTTTGAGGACTCCATGTTGAGAAGATCAAGAGCATTATTATATGCccgtcttacatcctgatccatcgttgttgagaagatctgtagaccgaaaagttcacgttatcacaatGGGATGGATTGAACAGAACCagccactcgacaacgatgtagattttgtaaccagttaggacataatcgaaggaagtgtcctttgttactaagacgggctccagacagttagggattgaataataaataatttttttttattatatattcattttatgtatattcaattttttattataatttattgtatattcaattttttataataatctattgtatattcaattttttttttttgtaatcaataaagttttacattataataatctaatatattcaatttatagtataataatctaatatattcaatttattgtcaaatgattattcaattatagtataataatctaatatattcaattatagtctaatgattattccaattatagtatgattattagctcttttctctcttttttttttatatatatttctatggaaagttcaaataaagtgaagactctcTCAGTATCgttctctcctaagatctcgctctctcttcaATATCTCGTTTTTCTCATTGGTCATGTATATATTGAAAGTAATGATTACAATCTCGCTCTAtctatggaaagtaaataaattatcgtatattcaattttttttattaaaagttgtacatttttcttttaattaacttgtgggatacattgatttttgttatttatttttatataaatgagatatttatttatttatttttatttttatgagatattatttttttaatttattctttttatatattatgaatagtaattattttgatatagaagcttttaaatgTCACTGACACAAATAGTAACATCAGATAGtctaaatttaaaaagtgagataaaaaaaactttaatattcaaatttacatattttagataataatttggatacataataaatcaaatcaatacATTAAGCCTTCACATGTAAGTCTATAAATAAGACTGTATTATTGATATAAAGAACAGAAATTTTAATCACAGTAATGAGGTCAAGATTTTGATagagttcattttttttaaaaaaatttataaataataataaaatctttATGATGTCAAGCAACAATCAAAAAGCATAAGAATATGATGAACCAAAAAGATGAAATGGCCCCATCTACGAGCAATAGCAGTTAAATTCTAAAAGATTTATCCAAATGAGTgtgtttccaaatgggttagAAAGAATAACATATAACTcccaagttaaaaagaaaaaaatggaagagagcgagagcggagaGAGCAAGAAATTGAGAAAGAGCGAGAGCGGAGAGAGTAAGAATAGCTCGTATTCATTCAGTCATTTTACCCCTTCTTcatttgagagagagcgagattttctagttttttttctttctttttaacttgGGAGTTTGATTATTCActtatagtatgattattagctctttttctttccaatttgctataatatattcaattatagtctaatgattattcaattatagtatgattattagttcttttttctcttttttttttatatatatttctatgtaaagttcaaataaagtgaagactctcgctctctcctaagatcttgctctccactctcgctctctcctaagatctcgttGTCTCAGTAtcactctctcctaagatctcgctctctcactctcactttctcctaagatctcgctctctgttattgttgttatttttccattaatgattactagctttcatttcttctggaataatcacaaacacttttttgattatggatctactaccagaaactcaatgcttaatcttagcattcaatgtgtattcctgaataatctcatttttcaattattcaaccatttcattttaccaagttcaatgttagtcagattagtcaatataaactaaatctcgctctctccaacattctcgctttgaatctcgctctctcctaaaatctcgctttgaatctcgctctcttttaaaatctcgttcaacatctcgctctctcctactatctctctttgaatctcgctctcttttaaaatctcgttcaacatctcgctctctcctactatctcgctttgaatctcgctttctccttaatctgcttcagcccacttatctctttaatcgctttgaagtttcgacatgtgtgtaaccttcgacacctaatatacaaaattttattcGTAGGCAAATCTAATtcggaattgtctttcattccaaggcataacttgtatccatgcaCTTCATATTCGCTTGGAGTTTGCTCCCAGAAATATAGCCATCCCCACCCCCTCATGTCAATCTCACAAGCCTccgtctaattcgaaatgataacaaaatgcataagttgttagaagcagctcgagtacacagatacatatagtataccatctcattactttatttcctctatgagggaaaaagaaaagtaataaacctgcaatctcgagggtggatgtgtgtcaaaacttcaaccttcgacaacctaagcgagatttgcgagatttcccttgtcgagggttgaagttttggCCTATGTAttatttccaagtttttctttgttcatcgaattctcaacgttcgacctccacattagtcgagttctcaacgttcgactttaacaatatttctctaataagttttgaaaacaacactattaatattaaaggtaaaaaaaaaaataccttaaAAAAGggtccaaaaatcaaaatcaaaacttgaaaaatattatttttatcaattacCCTTGAAAAATCAGAAACAGAATTGTGGAGAAACTCCACATTCCACAAGCAAGCCAAGCCACTTAATCCTCCCTGGCtgatcttctttcttcttctgttcATTGCTCAACCCAAAACCCAAAGCTAACTTTCACAGCTTCCGATGAATTCCACATTTTACAACCCAAACGGGACCCTCAATTTCTCAGCTCAACTGCCATCAATCCTCCCAAAAGCATTAACATCATGCAAAACACCCAGAGACTTGAAGCAACTCCACGCAATTTTCATCAAAACTGGTCAAATTCAAGACCCTCTCACCGCCGCTGAAGTGATCAAATTCTGTGCATTTTCATCGCAACGCGATATCGAATGTGCCCGCGCCGTATTCCGCCAGATGCCGGAGCCCAATTGCTTCTGTTGGAACACCATTTTGAGGGTTCTTGCTGAGACCAACGGCGAACATCACCAATCGGAGGCATTGATGCTCTTTCGCGCAATGTTGTGCGATGGGCGTGTGAAGCCCAATCGGTTCACATTCCCCTCCGTGTTGAAGGCCTGCGCTAGAGCTTCGAGGCTTCGAGAGGGGAAACAGGTACATGGGTTGATCGTGAAGTTTGGGTTTTATGGGGATGAGTTTGTAGTTAGTAATCTTGTTCGGATGTATGTAATGTGTGCGGTCATGGAAGATGCATATGCTCTGTTTTGTAAGAATGTCGTTGATTTTGATGGGTCTTGTCAAGTGGAGTTAGATAAGAGGAAACGAGATGGGAATGTTGTTCTGTGGAATATAATGATTGATGGGATGGTTAGATTTGGGGATTTAAAGAGTGCTAAGAACCTGTTCGACTCAATGCCTCAAAGAAGTGTGGTGTCGTGGAATGTGATGATATCGGGGTATGCACAAAATGGGCATTTCATAGAGGCCATAAACTTGTTTCAAGAAATGCAAAGTTCCAATATTGATCCAAACTATGTGACTTTAGTGAGTGTTTTGCCTGCTATTGCACGAATTGGTGCACTAGAATTGGGGAAATGGATCCATTTATATGCGGGAAAGAATGAAATTGAGATTGATGATGTGCTTGGTTCTGCTCTGGTGGACATGTATTCCAAATGTGGGAGCATTGAGAAGGCACTTCAGGTCTTTGAGATGCTGCCTAAGAGAAATGCCATTACTTGGAGTGCCATAATCGGTGCATTTGCGATGCATGGTCGTGCAGAGGATGCAATCATTTACTTCCATTTGATGGGAAAAGCTGGCGTGATGCCCAATGATGTTGCTTATATTGGAATTTTGACTGCCTGCAGCCATGTAGGGCTTGTGGAAGAGGGTAGATCATTCTTCAGCCACATGGTTAAGGTGGTTGGGCTACAACCAAGAATTGAACACTATGGATGCATGGTTGATTTACTAGGTCGTGCTGGGCGTCTGGAAGAGGCTGAGGAACTTATCAAAAACATGCCAATCGAACCAGATGATGTAATATGGAAAGCTTTGCTTGGTGCTTGTAAAATGCACAAGAACATAGAAATGGGTGAGCGTGTGGCTGAGACCTTAATGGACTTGGCTCCTCATGACAGTGGATCCTATGTTGCTCTGTCAAATATGTATGCTTCTTTGGGAAATTGGGAGGCGGTTGCAGGGGTGAGGTTGAAGATGAAAGGGATGGACATTAGAAAAGACCCTGGATGTAGTTGGATTGAGATCCATGGCATAATCCATGAGTTTCTTGTAGAAGATGATTCCCATCCTAAAGCTAAAGAAATTCAGGCCATGTTGGAAGAAATGTCCATGAAATTAAGGTTGAATGGCTACAGGCCAAACACCTTAGAAGTGTTTCTCAATACTGATGAAGAAGACAAGGCAAGGGCCTTGCAGTATCATAGTGAGAAGATTGCAATTGCCTTTGGACTAATCAGTACAGCTCCACAATATCCGCTTAAGATCGTTAAGAACCTACGTATATGTGAAGACTGTCACGCTTCAGTAAAGCTTATTTCCTTGATTTACAAGCGTCAAATCATTGTGCGAGACCGAAAACGATTCCATCATTTTGAACATGGCTCATGTTCATGTATGGATTATTGGTAACTTCTAGGGCAAATGACCCTCGTCTTTTGCACAGAAATATAGAAGATTGAATTGTCATTGTGAAGATCATAAGGAAAAGTCAGCCCTTTTCTGATCAATCATTTGTCTCATggaatgatttatttatttactcgaGGCATTTAGGAGATCGCTCTACAAATGAAGATTTGTTGATCAAAATTATTCACCAAATTGCGTTAGTGATTacttacattatattataaccGGGGCGTGAGGCAGCATCATACTAATGGCTCGCCCCAACTAATCATCAAAGAGAAACTCTCGTGCTTACATGATACTGCACGCAAGAGATTGAGCGGCTGAAGTGTTATTTTGAGGCTGAAATGAAGGCAAAAAATCTATCCATGGGGTTAGGGAGAAACGAGATTTTTCTCTGAGCCTATTGGCTAATTTTAGTTCTCGGGAATTGTTGCTTAATGAGGACTGAATCAGCCCCCACCC
This region includes:
- the LOC120087319 gene encoding pentatricopeptide repeat-containing protein At5g48910, which gives rise to MNSTFYNPNGTLNFSAQLPSILPKALTSCKTPRDLKQLHAIFIKTGQIQDPLTAAEVIKFCAFSSQRDIECARAVFRQMPEPNCFCWNTILRVLAETNGEHHQSEALMLFRAMLCDGRVKPNRFTFPSVLKACARASRLREGKQVHGLIVKFGFYGDEFVVSNLVRMYVMCAVMEDAYALFCKNVVDFDGSCQVELDKRKRDGNVVLWNIMIDGMVRFGDLKSAKNLFDSMPQRSVVSWNVMISGYAQNGHFIEAINLFQEMQSSNIDPNYVTLVSVLPAIARIGALELGKWIHLYAGKNEIEIDDVLGSALVDMYSKCGSIEKALQVFEMLPKRNAITWSAIIGAFAMHGRAEDAIIYFHLMGKAGVMPNDVAYIGILTACSHVGLVEEGRSFFSHMVKVVGLQPRIEHYGCMVDLLGRAGRLEEAEELIKNMPIEPDDVIWKALLGACKMHKNIEMGERVAETLMDLAPHDSGSYVALSNMYASLGNWEAVAGVRLKMKGMDIRKDPGCSWIEIHGIIHEFLVEDDSHPKAKEIQAMLEEMSMKLRLNGYRPNTLEVFLNTDEEDKARALQYHSEKIAIAFGLISTAPQYPLKIVKNLRICEDCHASVKLISLIYKRQIIVRDRKRFHHFEHGSCSCMDYW